The Oryctolagus cuniculus chromosome 5, mOryCun1.1, whole genome shotgun sequence genome includes a region encoding these proteins:
- the MEP1A gene encoding meprin A subunit alpha has protein sequence MVCTRTACILSFTLFFAHTAAVSIKHLSKRNVKDGDLGEQKDIPEINVAAGLDLFEGDIVLPLISAELNAKGAILYAFEMFRLKSCVDFKPYEGESSYIIFQQFDGCWSYVGDHHVGQNLSIGQGCDYKAIIEHEILHALGFYHEQSRSDRDDYVTIWWDEIISGYEHNFNTYNDSIITDLNTPYDYESVMHYAPFSFNKNASVPTITAKIPEFDSVIGQRLDFSALDLERLNRMYNCTTSHTLLDHCAFEKTNICGMIQGTRDDADWVRENSDVAGQVDHTLEGQCTGAGYFMHFNTSVGAAEEAALLESRILYPKRKQQCLQFFYKMTGSPSDRLVVWVRRDDSTGSVRKLVKMATFQGDSDQNWKIAHVTLQEEKKFRYLFQGTRGDPQNSAGGIFLDDITLTETPCPTGVWTVRNFSQVLQSTVKGDRLLSPRFYNSEGYGFGVSLYPHGRITSTRTNYLGLTFHVCSGENDAILEWPVENRQAILTILDQEPDVMNRMSSSMALTTSNLHVSSAINGSVIWDRPSIVGTYDENCACYRTIDYGWNSIISHEMLRRRSFLKHDDLIIFVNFEDITHLQKTEVSPRERSMIPQGLVLQSQEQQTAGAGSEKTLSEAAVAGSLGQGQPSRQKRSVENTGPMEDHKWPQYFRDPCDPNPCQNEGICVNVKGMASCRCVSGHAFFYTGERCQAMQVHGSVLGLMIGGTAGMIVLTFTIVSILFQRSKQ, from the exons ATGGTTTGTACTAGAACTGCTTGCATTCTCTCTTTTACCTTGTTTTTTGCCCACACAGCAGCTGTATCG ATTAAGCATCTTTCTAAAAGAAATG TAAAAGATGGAGATTTAGGTGAACAGAAGGATATTCCAGAAATCAATGTAG CTGCAGGCTTGGATCTGTTTGAAGGGGACATTGTCCTGCCG CTAATTTCTGCAGAGCTAAATGCCAAAGGAGCCATTCTGTATGCCTTTGAGATGTTTCGCCTCAAGTCCTGTGTGGACTTTAAGCCCTATGAAGGAGAAAGCTCATACATCATATTTCAGCAGTTTGATGG GTGCTGGTCTTATGTCGGCGACCATCATGTGGGACAGAACCTTTCCATTGGCCAGGGGTGTGACTATAAGGCCATCATTGAACATGAGATCCTGCATGCTTTGGGATTTTATCATGAGCAGTCAAGAAGTGACCGAGATGATTACGTCACCATCTGGTGGGATGAAATTATTTCAG GTTATGAGCACAACTTTAACACCTATAATGACAGCATCATCACAGACCTCAACACGCCCTATGATTATGAGTCTGTGATGCATTATGCACCTTTTTCATTTAACAAGAATGCAAGTGTTCCCACCATCACGGCCAAGATCCCTGAATTTGATTCCGTCATTGGGCAACGCCTGGATTTTAGTGCCCTCGACTTGGAGAGGCTGAACCGAATGTACAATTGCA CTACAAGTCACACCCTTTTGGACCACTGTGCTTTTGAGAAGACAAACATTTGTGGGATGATTCAGGGCACCAGAGATGATGCTGACTGGGTCCGTGAGAACAGTGATGTGGCTGGACAAGTGGATCACACATTGGAGGGACAATGTACAG GTGCCGGCTACTTCATGCATTTCAACACCAGCGTGGGGGCAGCAGAAGAGGCAGCTCTACTGGAGTCTCGGATTCTTTACCCCAAGAGGAAGCAGCAGTGCCTGcagtttttttataaaatgacagGAAGCCCTTCAGACAGACTCGTGGTCTGGGTCAGGAGAGATGACAGCACGGGCAGTGTTCGGAAGCTGGTCAAGATGGCGACATTTCAAG GAGATTCTGACCAGAATTGGAAAATTGCTCATGTGACACTCCAGGAGGAAAAGAAGTTTCGCTACCTTTTCCAGGGCACAAGAGGTGACCCTCAGAACTCAGCTGGGGGAATTTTCCTAGATGACATCACTCTGACAGAAACTCCATGCCCCACTGGGGTTTGGACAGTGCGGAATTTCTCCCAGGTCCTTCAGAGCACTGTTAAAGGAGACAGACTCCTGAGCCCTCGGTTCTACAATTCAGAGGGATATGGCTTTGGGGTGTCCTTATACCCCCATGGCAGAATAACCTCCACACGGACTAACTACCTAGGACTCACTTTCCATGTGTGCAGTGGGGAGAACGATGCTATCCTGGAGTGGCCAGTGGAAAACAGACAGGCGATTCTGACAATCCTTGACCAGGAACCTGATGTCATGAATAGGATGTCATCAAGTATGGCATTAACTACCTCCAACCTCCACGTATCTTCAG CAATAAATGGCTCTGTCATCTGGGACAGACCATCCATCGTGGGCACGTATGATGAGAACTGCGCTTGCTATAGAACCATTGACTATGGCTGGAATAGTATAATCTCTCATGAAATGCTGAGGAGGAGGAGTTTCCTGAAACATGATGACCTCATTATTTTTGTGAACTTTGAAG ATATCACCCACCTTCAGAAGACCGAAGTCAGCCCTAGAGAAAGAAGCATGATCCCCCAAGGCCTTGttcttcaaagccaggagcagcagaCCGCAGGGGCAGGTTCAGAAAAGACCTTGTCAGAGGCAGCGGTAGCTGGCAGCCTTGGCCAGGGGCAGCCCAGCCGACAGAAGCGGTCCGTGGAGAACACAGGCCCCATGGAGGATCACAAGTGGCCACAGTACTTCAGAGACCCATGCGACCCAAACCCTTGCCAAAATGAAGGCATCTGTGTGAACGTGAAGGGCATGGCAAGCTGCAG